A genomic region of Gammaproteobacteria bacterium contains the following coding sequences:
- the epmB gene encoding EF-P beta-lysylation protein EpmB, protein MIPRIVPSWHASDWQNILANAVNTPEALFQRLELPAYLLPAAHKAHALFPLRVPEPYLQRIHPRDANDPLLRQILPLGDELIEAKDFSADPVGDVAANRQHGLLHKYKGRVLLLLTPACAVHCRYCFRRSFDYRDNNPLGSQWQNTLSYLRQDESIFEVILSGGDPLSLTDGKLAPLLEDLASIPHLRYLRVHTRLPVVIPCRITETLIRLLTGTRLKPVVVLHINHHREIDTKLKEAAAALTSAGIRLLNQSVLLKGVNDDAESLVQLSHALAAADIAPYYLHALDKVQGATHFMVPDKAVQTIYQSMHAQLPGYLLPRLVREIPGEVGKSFIYSIS, encoded by the coding sequence ATGATACCTCGAATTGTGCCATCGTGGCACGCCTCTGATTGGCAGAATATTCTCGCAAATGCTGTTAATACGCCAGAAGCGCTCTTCCAGCGCCTTGAACTTCCGGCGTATTTGCTACCGGCAGCACACAAAGCCCATGCACTATTTCCACTTCGGGTTCCTGAACCCTATCTGCAGCGCATACACCCACGAGATGCCAACGACCCATTATTGAGACAGATACTGCCGCTTGGCGATGAACTCATCGAAGCCAAGGACTTTAGCGCCGACCCCGTTGGTGATGTTGCTGCAAATCGACAACACGGTCTGCTTCACAAGTACAAGGGCAGAGTATTACTACTTCTTACGCCAGCTTGTGCTGTCCATTGCCGTTATTGCTTCCGCCGGTCTTTCGATTATCGCGATAACAACCCGCTAGGAAGTCAATGGCAAAACACGCTTTCTTACCTGCGCCAGGATGAGAGCATCTTCGAGGTAATCCTCAGCGGTGGCGATCCGCTCAGCCTCACTGACGGCAAACTCGCTCCGCTACTGGAAGACCTGGCAAGTATTCCCCATCTACGCTATCTACGCGTGCATACCCGCTTACCAGTCGTTATTCCTTGCAGAATTACCGAGACATTGATTCGACTTTTGACGGGGACTCGCCTGAAACCAGTAGTGGTTCTACATATTAACCATCACCGAGAAATCGACACCAAGTTAAAAGAGGCTGCGGCGGCACTAACATCGGCGGGCATTCGTCTCTTAAACCAAAGCGTCCTGCTCAAAGGAGTAAATGACGATGCGGAATCGCTCGTACAGTTGAGTCACGCCCTGGCAGCGGCTGACATCGCACCCTACTATTTACATGCTTTAGACAAAGTACAGGGCGCAACCCATTTCATGGTGCCTGACAAGGCGGTTCAAACGATATATCAATCCATGCATGCGCAGCTTCCTGGCTACCTGTTACCGAGGCTGGTTCGCGAAATTCCTGGAGAAGTGGGGAAGAGTTTTATCTATTCAATAAGTTAA
- the efp gene encoding elongation factor P, with protein MATYSTSEFKSGLKLLIDGDPCVIVENEFVKPGKGQAFSRVRIRNLKTGRVVDKTYKSGESVEAADVMDTDMQYLYNDGEFWHFMHKETFEQVAADANSVGDAAKWLKEQDTCVVTLWNGTPIVVTPPNFVTLQITETDPGVRGDTASGGGKPATLETGAVVRVPLFIETGEIIKVDTRSGEYQGRAKEE; from the coding sequence ATGGCGACATATAGTACAAGTGAATTCAAGTCCGGTCTAAAGTTATTAATCGATGGTGATCCTTGCGTCATCGTCGAAAATGAGTTTGTGAAGCCAGGCAAAGGTCAAGCCTTTAGTCGCGTGAGGATTCGTAACCTCAAGACAGGTCGTGTCGTCGATAAGACGTATAAGAGTGGCGAATCAGTTGAAGCGGCCGACGTCATGGATACCGATATGCAGTATCTCTACAACGATGGTGAGTTCTGGCATTTCATGCATAAAGAAACCTTCGAGCAGGTGGCGGCCGACGCGAATTCCGTTGGTGACGCAGCGAAGTGGCTCAAAGAGCAGGATACCTGTGTGGTCACGTTGTGGAACGGCACGCCGATTGTGGTGACGCCGCCGAATTTTGTGACCTTACAAATTACAGAAACAGATCCCGGTGTACGTGGTGATACGGCTAGCGGTGGTGGTAAGCCCGCAACCCTGGAAACCGGTGCTGTGGTACGCGTGCCACTCTTCATTGAAACCGGAGAGATCATCAAGGTGGATACTCGTAGCGGCGAATATCAGGGTCGCGCCAAAGAAGAGTAG
- the epmA gene encoding EF-P lysine aminoacylase EpmA: MEELWRPSANIEMLRQRALLLRQLREFFYSRNYLEVETPLLSHAVNPDPNIDSFVVNGTDTGLFLHTSPEFPMKRLLAAGSGSIFQICKVFRKGEYGQRHNPEFTMVEWYRQGYTYRQLMDEIDELLQQICNFKTSKKLTYVQLFKTYTGLDIFHSSVVEMRLLLENKGCFFSDNIDNDIDTWRDLVMTHLIEPQIGFEQPMFVYDYPATQSALAIISPNDANLAQRFELYIKGKEIANGYQELLDADEQQRRFQAQLDIRQKRGESGLPLDQNLVEALAASEIAATSGVALGLDRLMMVLHDIETMPEVVSFDFVRA; encoded by the coding sequence GTGGAAGAATTGTGGCGCCCGTCGGCGAATATCGAAATGTTGCGCCAACGGGCGCTTCTGCTTAGACAACTGCGTGAATTTTTTTACAGCAGAAATTATCTCGAAGTTGAAACACCGCTGCTTTCCCATGCCGTGAATCCCGACCCCAATATAGACAGTTTTGTCGTAAACGGGACGGACACCGGTCTTTTTTTACACACCTCGCCAGAGTTTCCCATGAAGCGATTGTTGGCCGCAGGTAGTGGATCGATTTTTCAAATCTGTAAAGTGTTTCGAAAAGGTGAATACGGGCAGCGTCACAATCCTGAATTTACTATGGTCGAATGGTATAGGCAGGGCTATACCTACCGACAGTTAATGGATGAAATTGATGAATTGTTGCAGCAAATATGCAACTTTAAAACGTCGAAAAAGTTAACATATGTACAGCTTTTTAAGACCTATACAGGACTTGATATCTTTCATTCTAGCGTCGTTGAAATGCGACTTTTGCTCGAAAATAAAGGGTGTTTTTTTAGTGACAATATCGATAACGATATCGATACATGGCGAGACCTGGTCATGACGCATCTAATTGAGCCACAGATTGGTTTTGAGCAACCCATGTTTGTTTACGACTATCCCGCGACACAATCGGCATTGGCAATTATTTCACCGAACGATGCAAACCTTGCGCAGCGATTTGAGCTGTACATAAAAGGCAAGGAAATAGCGAATGGTTATCAGGAGTTACTCGATGCTGATGAGCAACAACGACGCTTTCAGGCACAGCTAGACATACGCCAAAAACGGGGGGAAAGTGGCTTGCCCCTGGATCAGAATCTGGTCGAAGCATTGGCAGCAAGTGAGATTGCAGCTACATCCGGTGTCGCGCTGGGACTGGATCGCTTAATGATGGTATTGCACGACATTGAGACTATGCCGGAAGTTGTCTCCTTTGATTTTGTGCGTGCCTGA